AGTTGCTTCGCGGCGGAGTAGGAGACGTCGATGTCGCGGTTGCCGCGATAGGGCCCCCGGTCGTTCACCGTGACCAGCACGGAGCGGCCGTTGGAAAGGTTGGTCACGCGGACCACGGTGCCAAGGGGCAGGGTCTTGTGCGCGGCCGTCAGGGCGTTCATGTCATAGGCTTCGCCGCTGGCGGTCTTCTTGCCGTGCAGGTCGTCGCCGTACCATGAGGCGCGCCCGCGCTTGGCGGGTGCCTCGCTGGCCGCTGCGGGCAGCGAGGCGGCCAGCAGCGCGCAGAACATCAGGATGGTCGTCAGGTATCGTAGGGGGTGGCGTCGGGTCATGGGCCTCCTGCGGTTGCGTGCCACGGAAGGTCGTGGCGGGTCGTGTCCTGCCCGGCGCAAGGACACGGCTCTGGGGCAACGTTCGGTATGTCCCGTCGTGCAACGGGCTGCCGGGCAAACCCTGGGGGTAGCACCTCGACAGTACCATGTTTTTCCCGTATATCGCCGCACGTGTCAACGTGCCGCAATCCCGGCACGTTACGGGGCAATACTGTGGTAACATGCTGTCGCGCCACAGTGCGGGTGAGCTGTGTTGCTGCGTTATTTTCTGTCATCCTTCCCGCGACGTGCCCCGCGCATCGTGCGCCCGCGCCGCCGCGCCTTTTCCTGCACGCGGGAGTCGTTCATGCTGCTGTATGCCAAGCTGATGCTGGCCACCGTGTTCTGGGGTGGCACCTTTGTTGCCGGGCGCATCGCCGCCGCCCATGCCGGACCCTTTTCCGCCGCCTTTCTGCGCTTTGCCATGGCCACGGGCCTGCTGTTCTGGTATGTGCGCCGCCGCGAGGGGGCGTTGCCCCGCCTGACCTCGCTCGGCATGCACGGCTGGACCGGGGTGCTGCTGCTGGGGGCCACCGGGGTGTTTGCCTACAACGCCCTGTTCTTTACCGGGCTTGCCACCGTACCCGCCAGCCGGGCGGCGGTGATCGTCACCAACAACCCCATCGCCATCGCCGTGGGCGCGGCGCTGTTTCTGGGCGAGCCGCTGTCGCGCCGCAAGCTGGCGGGCATCCTGCTGTCCGTGGGCGGCGCGGTCATCGCCATCACCCGTGGCAACCCGCTGACGCTGTTCTCGTCGGCCCTGTCGTGGGGCGATGTGGCGCTGCTGGGCTGCCTGGCCAGTTGGGCCGCGTATTCCCTGTTGGGCA
This DNA window, taken from Nitratidesulfovibrio sp., encodes the following:
- a CDS encoding septal ring lytic transglycosylase RlpA family protein, whose product is MTRRHPLRYLTTILMFCALLAASLPAAASEAPAKRGRASWYGDDLHGKKTASGEAYDMNALTAAHKTLPLGTVVRVTNLSNGRSVLVTVNDRGPYRGNRDIDVSYSAAKQLGIVRPGSAAVRIEVLGDAKGRPLDPDSAYFVRIRSYASKAEAERLVRKLEREGEAAARVRTRTENGRKRWMVCVGPFRDFDDARALRRHLMQRHADIDIVADRARD
- a CDS encoding DMT family transporter, translating into MLLYAKLMLATVFWGGTFVAGRIAAAHAGPFSAAFLRFAMATGLLFWYVRRREGALPRLTSLGMHGWTGVLLLGATGVFAYNALFFTGLATVPASRAAVIVTNNPIAIAVGAALFLGEPLSRRKLAGILLSVGGAVIAITRGNPLTLFSSALSWGDVALLGCLASWAAYSLLGKVVMRALSPLAAVTWSCAVGTVMLLPFALYEGLWAALPRYPVGLWVAAAYLGVFGTVLGFTWFYEAVKEIGAGRAGVFINFVPLTAIVCAWAMLGEALPVSLLLGAALVTCGVFITNRA